One Pomacea canaliculata isolate SZHN2017 linkage group LG9, ASM307304v1, whole genome shotgun sequence DNA segment encodes these proteins:
- the LOC112571783 gene encoding phosphate carrier protein, mitochondrial-like isoform X2: protein MSASLLAAWKKNIFSSPFQARCEGEEESQEPVETLSVNEERSIAAADSSDYSCEFGSGTYYAYCAFGGLLSCGLTHTAVVPLDLVKCRIQVNPGKYGNIVKGFQVTLAEEGVRALGKGWAPTFFGYSMQGVGKFGFYEVFKILYGNMLGEENAYLWRTSLYLAASASAEFFADIALCPMEAVKVRIQTQPGWSTTLREGVPRILKEEGVSGFYKGLVPLWGRQIPYTMMKFACFERTVEILYKHVVPKPRSECSKPEQLVVTFAAGYIAGVFCAIVSHPADTIVSKLNQDKGSTFVQIAKRLGFVAMWKGLFPRIIMIGTLTALQWFIYDSVKVVFRLPRPPPPEMPASLKAKLGVQ from the exons ATGTCGGCTTCACTTCTAGCGGCGTGgaagaaaaatatcttctccAGCCCGTTTCAAGCCAGATGCGAGGGCGAAGAGGAAAGTCAAGAGCCGGTAGAAACTTTGAGTGTTAACGAAGAAAGATCCATTGCTGCTGCTGATTCATCAG ATTACAGCTGTGAGTTTGGCTCTGGCACTTACTATGCTTACTGCGCTTTTGGTGGTCTTCTGAGCTGTGGCTTGACACACACTGCCGTGGTGCCCCTTGACTTGGTCAAATGCCGTATACAG GTTAACCCTGGCAAGTATGGAAACATTGTTAAAGGATTCCAAGTCACCCTTGCCGAAGAAGGTGTGCGAGCTCTTGGGAAAGGATGGGCACCAACGTTTTTTGGCTACTCCATGCAGGGAGTGGGAAAGTTTGGCTTTTATGAGGTTTTCAAAATCCTCTATGGCAACATGCTTGGAGAG GAAAATGCATACCTGTGGAGAACTTCACTGTATCTAGCAGCCAGTGCATCAGCAGAGTTCTTTGCTGATATTGCCCTCTGCCCCATGGAAGCTGTGAAAGTTCGAATTCAGACACAACCTGGATGGTCAACTACACTGCGTGAAGGAGTTCCTCGCATCTTAAAGGAGGAAGGAGTTTCTGG GTTTTACAAAGGCCTTGTACCCCTCTGGGGTCGTCAGATTCCCTACACGATGATGAAGTTTGCTTGCTTTGAGCGGACAGTTGAAATCCTCTACAAACATGTTGTACCTAAACCACGCTCTGAGTGCTCAAAACCAGAACAGTTAGTGGTCACCTTTGCTGCTGGCTACATTG CTGGAGTATTTTGTGCTATTGTGTCTCATCCTGCTGACACAATTGTGTCCAAGCTGAATCAAGACAAGGGTTCCACCTTTGTTCAGATTGCAAAGAGGCTGGGCTTTGTGG CCATGTGGAAGGGTCTCTTCCCCAGAATCATCATGATTGGCACGCTTACAGCTCTCCAGTGGTTCATCTACGACTCTGTCAAGGTTGTATTCCGTTTACCGCGCCCACCACCCCCAGAGATGCCAGCTTCACTCAAGGCTAAGTTAGGTGTACAGTAG
- the LOC112571783 gene encoding phosphate carrier protein, mitochondrial-like isoform X1, whose amino-acid sequence MSASLLAAWKKNIFSSPFQARCEGEEESQEPVETLSVNEERSIAAADSSDGEESSTRPKVHDEDYSCEFGSGTYYAYCAFGGLLSCGLTHTAVVPLDLVKCRIQVNPGKYGNIVKGFQVTLAEEGVRALGKGWAPTFFGYSMQGVGKFGFYEVFKILYGNMLGEENAYLWRTSLYLAASASAEFFADIALCPMEAVKVRIQTQPGWSTTLREGVPRILKEEGVSGFYKGLVPLWGRQIPYTMMKFACFERTVEILYKHVVPKPRSECSKPEQLVVTFAAGYIAGVFCAIVSHPADTIVSKLNQDKGSTFVQIAKRLGFVAMWKGLFPRIIMIGTLTALQWFIYDSVKVVFRLPRPPPPEMPASLKAKLGVQ is encoded by the exons ATGTCGGCTTCACTTCTAGCGGCGTGgaagaaaaatatcttctccAGCCCGTTTCAAGCCAGATGCGAGGGCGAAGAGGAAAGTCAAGAGCCGGTAGAAACTTTGAGTGTTAACGAAGAAAGATCCATTGCTGCTGCTGATTCATCAG ACGGGGAAGAAAGCTCGACACGTCCCAAAGTCCACGATGAGG ATTACAGCTGTGAGTTTGGCTCTGGCACTTACTATGCTTACTGCGCTTTTGGTGGTCTTCTGAGCTGTGGCTTGACACACACTGCCGTGGTGCCCCTTGACTTGGTCAAATGCCGTATACAG GTTAACCCTGGCAAGTATGGAAACATTGTTAAAGGATTCCAAGTCACCCTTGCCGAAGAAGGTGTGCGAGCTCTTGGGAAAGGATGGGCACCAACGTTTTTTGGCTACTCCATGCAGGGAGTGGGAAAGTTTGGCTTTTATGAGGTTTTCAAAATCCTCTATGGCAACATGCTTGGAGAG GAAAATGCATACCTGTGGAGAACTTCACTGTATCTAGCAGCCAGTGCATCAGCAGAGTTCTTTGCTGATATTGCCCTCTGCCCCATGGAAGCTGTGAAAGTTCGAATTCAGACACAACCTGGATGGTCAACTACACTGCGTGAAGGAGTTCCTCGCATCTTAAAGGAGGAAGGAGTTTCTGG GTTTTACAAAGGCCTTGTACCCCTCTGGGGTCGTCAGATTCCCTACACGATGATGAAGTTTGCTTGCTTTGAGCGGACAGTTGAAATCCTCTACAAACATGTTGTACCTAAACCACGCTCTGAGTGCTCAAAACCAGAACAGTTAGTGGTCACCTTTGCTGCTGGCTACATTG CTGGAGTATTTTGTGCTATTGTGTCTCATCCTGCTGACACAATTGTGTCCAAGCTGAATCAAGACAAGGGTTCCACCTTTGTTCAGATTGCAAAGAGGCTGGGCTTTGTGG CCATGTGGAAGGGTCTCTTCCCCAGAATCATCATGATTGGCACGCTTACAGCTCTCCAGTGGTTCATCTACGACTCTGTCAAGGTTGTATTCCGTTTACCGCGCCCACCACCCCCAGAGATGCCAGCTTCACTCAAGGCTAAGTTAGGTGTACAGTAG
- the LOC112572066 gene encoding uncharacterized protein LOC112572066, whose protein sequence is PGGESRRRRAFWDYPPATAPGSNIEAKVETKVTSHPVYFDCRSGEAVVVPGDIAGVDSSGTYVIATRKIPERWRDMERPLRAREMKLLKIFSIVAVFLFFPTGVAAVIFAWRTRREFDEGLKRGNIDGALKVARRTKALIILSGVLAITTGVLVYSLVERAAQGYKVDTGYLAHSSAGG, encoded by the exons CCCGGCGGTGAAAGCCGGCGGCGCAGAGCTTTCTGGGACTACCCTCCTGCCACCGCCCCGGGCAGCAACATCGAGGCCAAGGTGGAgacaaaggtgacgtcacatccggtgtACTTCGACTGCCGTAGCGGTGAGGCGGTGGTGGTGCCTGGTGACATTGCGGGTGTGGACAGCTCAGGGACCTACGTCATCGCCACCCGAAAGATCCCAGAGCGATGGCGTGACATGGAGCGACCTCTCCGTGCTCGGGAGATGAAG CTTCTCAAGATCTTCAGCATCGTCgctgtcttcctcttcttccccaCGGGGGTGGCCGCCGTCATCTTTGCTTGGCGCACGAGGCGTGAGTTCGACGAGGGCTTGAAGCGCGGCAACATCGACGGCGCGTTGAAAGTGGCTCGCCGAACCAAGGCCCTCATCATCCTGTCGGGGGTGCTGGCCATCACCACGGGGGTGCTGGTGTACTCGCTGGTGGAGCGCGCGGCACAGGGCTACAAAGTGGACACCGGCTACTTGGCCCATTCGTCCGCTGGTGGTTGA